Part of the Tachypleus tridentatus isolate NWPU-2018 unplaced genomic scaffold, ASM421037v1 Hic_cluster_2, whole genome shotgun sequence genome is shown below.
agaagttgtgtatatttttgtattcatgAGATCTCGTAGTGCTTGAGCCGCAAGTCGTAGCTGGCTGTGGTACTGTTTGTCATTTAGTATAAGCTAGAATGTTTTAAACTAGGAAgcctgtaaattattttatagagtataaaagtgttgaaaaatgtgtttgtttgttggactTAAAGCCACTTTGAGCTGTCTAGTATAGgtgtacaaacagaaatactgttttatactatattttttaattttgtaatttaaatgttcggTAGTGGGAGTTGCGGGTCCTAAAGATAGTATTGACATGAAAAGGTTTAATAACTTAGGTCAAGAATACCAAGAATACCTTAGGCcaagaattttcattttaagctatGAGACATTGTGGAGTGATTAGAGTTGTTTCAACAGCATAATTAGATAAAAGAAAGTCACGTGGATATTGGGAACCAGTTTGTGTGTTCGCTATCGCTGTTATTGAGTCGTTCTacgttaattagtttgtttgttttgtttaattttgtgcaaggctacacgaaggttacctgcgctagtcattcctaattttgtagtgtaagacaagagagaagacagctaatcatcaccacccactgccaactcttgggctactcttttactaacgatacATTAAGATACGCGGTTTCTTTTTTCcgcaacaaaacaaaaagaaaaaacaaaaaatggcaaaccgagtgtttgtaatttcaaaactttaaacaactCAGAAAAAAAATCGCAGGGTGCGGTATCTATCAGATGCAACAATGATTTAGTAATAAATCTAACTCGAAGTGAGTTTGTGACGGTTAGGGTCTTTGTTTACTATGATTTCATCTGTTGCTGTATGTGGACAGAGCCAACTACTGAAGATTTCTGTCATTATTTTCAAGAAAGcaactaataaaactgttttgggTTTGAATTTTGTAGCTGGGaatatggtttataattatttttaacagtgagtTTTCGacagtgaaatgtaacaaaacgattgtttgtttctttcttaggtTGGCACAAAGCTCCATATTTTACTATATACTTTCTGTCTACAGCGAGAAATCAAattccaccaccaactcttgcacTATGCTTTCACCagcaaataatgggactgaccgtcacatataatgccccaTGGATGAAAAGACAAGTATTtttggtgacggagattcgaacccatgacccttaaattaagagtcgagcgccaaCTATACAACAGCTGTAATAAGTTATCAGAAAAGTGTAGTGCAGCGATTCACGACCTCTAACCTTGTACCTAATCTCAAAATGAAATTTCTTGGGTTCGAAACGTGCGTATTCAGTTTTATAGTGAATTTATAGAAGTGGAATATTTAGAGACAaggattaatgttaaattttaatgtaatcatAAAACTGATATCTGGACGTATTTTATTACTCACAATCCCCAACTGTTACAGATTAGAAGTCTGGGAACAATGTATTTAAGACTATAGAGTGATATACGAACACCTGtaactatttattgtaagaaaacgtaATTTGAGCTTATTTTTAATCAGGCAAGTGCTAAGGATCGTAACACACAACAGTATCTATCTAGGCAAATACTAGCGATCAGAACATAGATGATTGTTTATCTAAGCAAATACTAGAGATATGAACATAGGTTACTATTTATCCAGACAAGTACTAgaaatcagtaaaacgtgcgcatgccataaaTCACGAGTAAAATTATACACTCTCTTAGCtagaacacagcatgacatatgaaccataaaagcaagaaatgaaaatacttgttacttttaatttcagtttggaagtacatctagttcacatGGTGTCATTCGTTACTGAGGTATAGTTTGTTCTTTACctggttttctttaatttttggctTACTGTGTTTCTCCAAAGAATATTACAAGATGTAGCTTTCAGTAGGACCCGGAACTATGAGGAAGACAGCACcaataaagttattgaatggtgaagaaggaaacattaccGTGTTTTGTAGATAGACCACAAGACAACCTTTAGAATCTTGACCGTAGGAGTTTATTTCTGGTGCTGTCATTAGTGAAGATGTGCAATCTCTTACCTTACTGGACCTGTTCATTATCAGGTCACCACTTTAGTTTCATTAGTCAACGGACTTTCAGAATGACCAGTACGTTGGAATGATCATATGGAGGTAGTGAGAAGATTTGGCACCAAACTAACACACTTCTGGTTTCGGTTCATGAAACAACAGTTTATCTCTTTACACGTTTTAAGAGCCAAACTAAAGAAGAACTGTCTGAGCTGGATAACTTGGTAACATAGAGTTAGCCATAAACATTATGACGAGTTGTATGTCTGACTGCAATGCATCCAAGAGAAGagaacctaaaactttgcacacatagtaagGGGATAGTGTGGGTGTGTACTAAGGTACTATGTGTTAGATTTGactcaaaaatgttctttatcctaattattctgctttgtaaaggtctatagaaaagtatcatttttctctctctaactGAATACagtattttcaacataaacttgGGAACTCTAAACATTTAAAGTAAACTAAGTTTTGGAAACAGAAATAGAGAATACTGCAGAATTTAAAGACTGAAAAAATTCAGATAAaatcacagtaataaaataatcgaatctgagaaactaaagtaaatctatttgtttttaaaaagggtTGGACTGAATTAAGATTGgaaaatcgtaaaataaaaatcattaaagaattgGTGCATTGGGGTAGcgataaaattaattgaaataaaggagACACTTAACTGGTATAGTAAGATCTTAGTGGATCCACTCCTTACTATGTTTTAGTACTGTATTTTGTGTCCAGGTTAAATgggttataactaaaatattcctggttgaccaagtatgataatgattgaaaatgtttcatgaccaatgctgtcagtgaacaaaggtcatggagtgacattattcactggacaaaaaatgtaagttgaaattctaGATATGAGTATGTTTTCTTTGTACACACCCCCactaaatgatcaagaaaaaagatgtttaacattacagataTCAATCTTGAGGTAAAaaggactggaaggttaaacactAACCATTAGTGGAAGAggaatattatattgtttgaaatggtgagttgtaccagtgatgaatattagttgtctgttctctttattatacttttaaaattaaacaataagataTCCTCTTATaaacactctcaaactcctatatttttttttttctttaactaatttttttttacccagtgttttccttacatcattgcaatatgttactgatttgcatgtttgtttgttttttctcttcatcatttaatactgaaacttatgttagtgaactttctatttgtctttcctacaagaaaacatctcttaaatagcaacttctataacattttaagaaataaaaatcattcaatgtttttaggcaaaaatataatatctactatttctaaaCGATTTGGTTTAGATTTGAATTTTTtcaaaattgcaaataaactttaagaatataatataacaagctAGAAACTTAACATCTCcctctgaatgcattaattaaaataaaaactacatgtactttaGACTTCAAAGgttttattacatgcattaatgatctaatgatttcattcatatataatttcagtcagacaatatggtgagtggatggtagataatattctaaacatatcagacagaatgtttttgttttgttatagcaaagcaacaacgggctatctactgtgtccaccaaggggaaccaaaaccctgattttaacattataaattcaaacacttacctctgtcctactagggaacagacaatgaacacttgtataacagctgttatggagtgaataccttttctaagttagcattcacaaacttcatattataaaaactgttgtaataagaaactacttacatcaatagtattccaaccactactgtagttgttgtatgccagtgaGCCTTATAAGCTGTTAAATGCAATGGTAGCCAACATCAAGATCTTTTGTCAAGGTTAAAATAGtcttcttgttttcaaattataaatttttctaaaaaaaagatacctaattcttttagcttgtttcaccacagtcaaatacattagaatactgaaggtttttcaatgtgtgtaaataatcatatttaaataatgttaaaccttcacaccaccattattttctaatgggattcaaaacatatttatatatggtgtctttgttgttaatatttgcaataattttatcaagatacaaataatagttggtactatggaataagaaccagaatctcatttgattaagtaagtggttcaaaagttgtatgaagtttaaagttagaaaattgaaaacagatgtttcatttcaaagagaataactgatatttacctgTAAGACAGGAGTATtttgcagtgaaaacaatattttattgttaaaaaggctCCAATGCATACAAAGATTCATTAAAAATCcatcatcatatcatattatttacaatagaaaaataattaaatgtttaaaaaaattacctttcaaaattatacaAGAGTGTACACGTTATCTTGTATAATTATATGAGAGTAGACAAAGTGTTggggtgggtaatgatgactagttgctttcctacAGTACTTaatcagggacgactagtgcagatagccctcatgtagctttgcacgaaattcaaagcaaaccaaattaAAACCAACTGGTCGTTTGCCTTCACTTTTTCcttcagtatataattatttattgtttctatcaGTTTACATGCTATTCTATCCATGATTCCGATAGCATGTGACCCAATTTAAACACGTTACTTTTGGCCTTCTgccaaatgaataattttttgtgtttttatgcgAGGGGAGAGTAGTAAGCTTGAGTAATTACTGCCTCCAGTCGGCACTGCAAGTTCACGCTGAGTGATTTAGTGATTTCGATATTAGTTGTAACCTGTTATCTTGAACTCGGAAAGTTGGAGAGAAATTcagattcttttaaaaacaaatcttagtcAAAGTGACGCCTGGTAGAAATtgatgaaataacatttaatttcgtTTTGACCCCGAGTGTCtcagtatttaaatttataaaactataaacataaccCATATAGCCCTTTTCACTAAAGTTTCTGCTACATTTACGATTTCAAACAATCGTTTATAAACTGACACTCAGTGAACATGCGCAAGTTAAAGAATTTTGTGAAAACCTATTCTGACCTTCAAGACACGTGTTACTGAAAACCTAGCTATGATCTAATTTGTCTTAATTTAACatcttaattaaataattatacaaaacatcTTTAGTTAGCATACTTGAAcgtcatataaaataattaagattcaaatcgaattaaatgtttgtcttgAAAACTTATCCAACACGTAATCGAACAGTTTTGTGAAACGTTAGGATTAGTGTATTTAACTATTACGTCACTCGGAAAAGGGTTCACTGCGTCTCATAATGATGGACGTGCGAGGTGTGGAGACGTCGAGGAGAGCGATTTTCCGTAATGGTTCTGTAATGGTCTAAgcaggcatatgcttgggtggccgcTCCGACTTACTCATACTCAACAGGGTGCTCTGAATGCACGACaatatagagacgaaattctggaacccattgtgaggcctttgccggtgctgtcggcgatgggttCATTTTCATGCAGGTTAACGTGCTAGCCCCCGTCGCCTAACTGTGCACGCGTATGGACTTCCTTGATGAGGAAGACATATAGACTTTTGAGTGGTtcgccagatctccagatttaaatccgattgaacattgttgggatatgttgtcgaggTGTGTTATTGAACGGCACcactcagaatgtacaggaactccgacaagccctgCTAGACAAGTGGGCTCCCATGCCCCAAGATAACATtgatagactgattcgaagtgtgccaaatcggtgtcaaaAGTGTATTACAGCCCGTGGAAGTCAcattagatattgaatgtttcaaacatttcttgaataaacgcatgtaaactgtttaaagtattgtatcgtatgggatatcagtttttgTGATActagtcatttttttttaattttatttctccatgttttacacttcatcacacattaaaaatggatatagatggaactgaaataagacaaaatatctaaaaaaataaagtattctcACATTTGGAAcaatgagataaattatataagaaaatgtacttgttcttttaattttgtatgctGTTGTACAGCAATTGTACACAAATAATTGTGTTATGTGTAGCCATAATTTCTTTATCacgtaattataaataaaagtattgtgGGCTCAACATGAACAGGACTTTCAGTATGTCAAGATCCTGATTATATACTTATTGATAAATGCTTTAAATGTAATACTAAAATTGCGattgttaaaactaaatttaattttcaatgaacGGTGCcatatttaacacataaaacattaatgtttatatCAGAAACATATGAATGGTTTGAGTTCTGTACTTTGAATCATTTTGGTGCAACATTACTAAATTACACAATCCGAACACATTTCCCATGAGGTGCTCATTCCTTTGGTCATGTGTAGCTGGAGCATACACCTTTGATCCTGCTAGCTTcttgtgaggcccggcatggcctagcgcgtaaggcgtgcgactcgtaatccgagcgtcgcgggttcgaatcctcgtcacaccaaatatgctcgccctttcagccgtggggcgttataatgtgatggtcaatcccactattcgttggtaaaagagtagcccaagagttggtggtgggtggtgatgactagctgccttccctctagtcttacactactaaattaggaacggctagcacagatagccctcgagtagctttgtgcgaatttcaaaacaaacaaacaaagcttcttGTGTAAGGTTTCAAAGAATTGTGCCTTTTGAACCCTTGAAAGTGCCACAAACAAACTCCGATATCAGAGTTCGATTCAACAATCATGGAAATCTATCCTTAAATTTCCATTACTACAGTTGGATTTTCGGTCGAATTTCGTCCTCTTCTTCTTGGAAAGGAGTCTGTGGCATTTAGGTGAGAACGTTTCTTGAGACCAAACCTGAACTCACCATTGAAATACCAATAATCGCGTGCTGATATAATCAACTAATTCAATGTTATACTGTTATTGGTAATATATGGGTATCAAACTTACCAAACAAACGGCTGGAGAGACAAAAACCCAGGTAGCGAGGAAGTACCAGTTAGGCCGATATCCTGTCATCTCTTCAATGTTGCTAGACAACCTTTTTACACCtgcaataatttattgttattcatattttaacaaatttattgttttacttgcTGTTACCTTCACGTAAAAAAACACTTGACATAAAACCTGAAATCtacaaattaaatgtatatttgttaattaatagttcaagtttataatgaaaacaactgaaaatcccacaaaagattaaaaaacaaaaggccctggtggttaggggcgctcgactcgtaaactgagggtcgcggatccGAATCCCCGTAaaacgaaacatgctcgccctttaagccatgaaggcattataaagttatgattaatcccaccattcgttggtaaaagagtatcccaagagttgacggcgagTGGTGACacctagctgccttttctctaatcttatactactatattagtgatgctagcgcagacagtccttaTGTAACCTTCgcaaatttaaaaaccaaaacaaaaagtaAGAAGGTAATTTAAAGGATGAATAGCGAATCTGATCCTTTGTggtgataaagttaaaaaaaacaaactagaaaagtGAAGCGAAGAAAAAATTAAGTTGTTAAAACTATTGACTTTTGAGTACAATAATACAAGGattaaatgtaatgaataattaactATCATCTCTAAAGTGAAACTTGAGTAAGACACAATCTTCTACGGTTAACTTGAGAATAATATATCATCATCTTTAGGGAGAGCTTGCACATAGTACAACAACACATTCTGGGGTTAACTTCAGAATAATGCAACACCACCATTGAGGGGCAACTTGCATATAGCACAACAGCGCGTTCTAGATTAACTTgagaataatacaacaacatattttagGGGTAACTTGCATATAGTACAACAGCATGTTCTAGGGTTAACCTGCATATAATAAGATACCACCCTTCAAGATTAACTTGTTTATTGTACAACAGCTCCTCCTAGGATTAACATACGTAAAATACATCATCACATTCTATGGAACAgaataacaacatataaataaacagatatataagaAGTGGGAAGTGACGTAAGAAATAATGAAGGACATGAATTTGAAACTTACCATAAACCCATGTAATAGCtatagtttgaaagaaaacagtgaaCAGTAGAGT
Proteins encoded:
- the LOC143243282 gene encoding sodium- and chloride-dependent GABA transporter 2-like, encoding MYIFQLMDYYSASGMTLLFTVFFQTIAITWVYGVKRLSSNIEEMTGYRPNWYFLATWVFVSPAVCLVTFSQVHYLILDEVDRMLDMGFVPAVKKKWWTILP